One genomic segment of Hemibagrus wyckioides isolate EC202008001 linkage group LG08, SWU_Hwy_1.0, whole genome shotgun sequence includes these proteins:
- the cnot1 gene encoding CCR4-NOT transcription complex subunit 1 isoform X2 produces MNLDSLSLALSQISYLVDNLTKKNYRASQQEIQHIVNRHGPEADRHLLRCLFSHVDFSGDGKSSGKDFHQTQFLIQECVSLITKPNFISTLCYAIDNPLHYQKSLKPSPHLFPQLSKVLKLSKVQEVIFGLALLNSSTADLRGFAAQFVKQKLPDLLRSYVDADLGGSQEGGFQDIAIEALHLLLSHLLFGQKGSSGVGQEQIDAFLKTLCRDFPQERCPVVLAPLLYPEKRDILMDRILPDSGELAKTMMESSLAEFMQEVGYGFCASVDECRNIILQYGVREVTASQVARVLGMMARTHSGLSDGIALQSISAPGSGIWSDGKDKSDSSQLHSWNVEVLIDVVKELNPNLNFKEVTYELDHAGFMIRDSKGLQIVVYGIQRGLGMEVFPVDLIYRPWKHAEGQLSFIQQSLMSPEVFCFADYPCHAVVIDILKAPPEDDNREIATWKSLDLVESLLRLSEVGQYEQVKQLFSFPIKHCPDMLVLALLQISTSWHTLRHELISTLMPIFLGNHPNSAIILHYAWHGQGQSPSIRQLIMHSMAEWYMRGEQYDQAKLSRILDVAQDLKSLSMLLNGTPFAFVIDLAALASRREYLKLDKWLTDKIREHGEPFIQACVTFLKRRCPTIMGGLAPEKDQPKSAQLPPETLATMLACLQSCAGSVSQELSETILTMVANCSNVMNKARQPPPGVMSKVRAPSTSSLDAISPVDPLTAMGSLNLGSSATSHTQNMPGFPTPLSSAFSNPQSPAKAFPPLTNPNPSTAFGGISSLSSQLPGPLSSGSLSGIGSGLGMPAVSSDPFGPRKMSTPGLNPPTFQHCRFKNSDLSQVWPEANQHFSKEIDDEANSYFQRIYNHPPHPTLSVDEVLEMLQRFKDSNIKREREVFNCMLRNLFEEYRFFPQYPDKELHITACLFGGIIEKGLVTYMALGLALRYVLEALRKPYGSKMYYFGIAALDRFKNRLKDYPQYCQHLASIGHFLQFPHHLQEYIEYGQQSRDPPVKMQGSITTPGSLALAQAQAQSQPPKPPQPGQASTLVTTTTTTTTVAKTSTITRPTAVGFKKDMPPSINTTNIDTLLVATDQTERIVEPPENIQEKIAFIFNNLSQSNMTQKVEELKETVKEEFMPWVSQYLVMKRVSIEPNFHSLYSNFLDTLKNPEFVKMVLNETYRNIKVLLTSDKAAANFSDRSLLKNLGHWLGMITLAKNKPILYTDLELKSLLLEAYVKGQQELLYVVPFVAKVLESSLRSVVFRPQNPWTMAIMNVLAELHQEHDLKLNLKFEIEVLCKNLSLDINDLKPGNLLKDKEKLKNLEEQLSAPKKETKPPEEMLPVVTSAAPSAPAATATTATTGPPTPQFSYHDINVYALAGLAPHININSNIPLLQAHPQLKQCVRQAIERAVQELVHPVVDRSIKIAMTTCEQIVRKDFALDSEESHMRVAAHHMMRNLTAGMAMITCREPLINNITANLKNTFAAALRAPTPQQREMMEEAANRIAQDNCELACCFIQKTAVEKAGPEMDKRLATEFELRKHARQEGRRYCDPMVLTYQAERMPEQIRLKVGGVDPKQLAVYEEFARNVPGFLPSNDLSQPTGFLAQPMKQQQAWPTDDMAHIYDKCISDLEQHLHAIPPALAMNPQAQALRSLLEAVVMARNSRDGITALGLLQKAVEGLLDATSGADAELLLSYRECHLLVLKALQDSRAYGPQWCNKQITRCLIECRDEYKYNVEAVELLIRNHLVNMQQYDLHLAQSMENGLHYMAVAFAMQLVKLLLVDERSVSHITEADLFHTIETLMRTCAHSRANAPEGLPQLMDVVRSNYEAMIDRQHGGPNFMMHSGISQASEYDDPPGLREKAEYLLREWVNLYHSAAAGRDSTKAFSAFVGQMHQQGILKTDDLITRFFRLCTEMCVEISYRAQAEQQHNPAASAAIIRAKCYHNLDAFVRLIALLVKHSGEATNTVTKINLLNKVLGIVVGVLIQDHDVRQADFQQLPYHRIFIMLLLELNAPEHVLETINFQTLTAFCNTFHILRPTKAPGFVYAWLELISHRIFIARMLAHTPQQKGWPMYAQLLIDLFKFLAPFLRNVELNKPMQILYKGTLRVLLVLLHDFPEFLCDYHYGFCDVIPPNCIQLRNLILSAFPRNMRLPDPFTPNLKVDMLSEINIAPRILTNFTSVMPSQFKKDLDSYLKTRSPVTFLSELRSNLQVSNEPGNRYNIQLINALVLYVGTQAIAHIHNKGSTPSMSTITHSAHMDIFQNLAVDLDTEGRYLFLNAIANQLRYPNSHTHYFSCTMLYLFAEANAEAIQEQITRVLLERLIVNRPHPWGLLITFIELIKNPAFKFWSHDFVHCAPEIEKLFQSVAQCCMGQKQAQQVMEGTGAT; encoded by the exons ATGAATCTTGACTCGCTCTCGCTGGCTTTGTCTCAAATCAGCTACCTGGTGGACAATTTAACCAAGAAAAACTACAGAGCCAGCCAGCAAGAAATACAGCAT ATTGTGAATCGTCACGGCCCTGAGGCAGACAGACATCTATTACGCTGTCTCTTTTCCCATGTGGATTTTAGTGGCGATGGTAAAAGCAGTGGCAAAGATTTCCACCAG ACACAATTTCTGATCCAGGAGTGTGTGTCCCTTATCACGAAGCCAAATTTTATTTCAACTCTCTGCTACGCCATTGACAATCCTCTGCACTATCAGAAG AGTTTGAAGCCTTCGCCACATTTGTTTCCTCAACTAAGTAAAGTTCTCAAACTAAGCAAGGTTCAGGAG GTGATCTTTGGCCTTGCTCTTTTGAACTCGAGTACCGCAGACCTTCGAGGGTTTG CGGCTCAGTTTGTAAAGCAGAAGCTACCTGATCTCCTGCGCTCGTACGTGGACGCCGACCTCGGAGGTAGCCAGGAAGGTGGCTTCCAGGACATTGCCATAGAGGCTCTGCACCTGCTGCTCTCACACCTCCTGTTTGGGCAGAAAGGCTCCAGCGGAGTCGGGCAAGAACAGATCGACGCCTTCCTCAAAACACTGTGCAGAG ATTTCCCGCAGGAGCGTTGCCCTGTGGTGCTTGCACCACTGCTGTACCCTGAGAAACGGGACATTCTCATGGACAGGATCCTACCAGACTCTGGAGAGTTAGCCaagaccatgatggagagttccCTTGCGGAGTTTATGCAAGAAGTTGGCTATGGCTTTTGTGCAAG TGTCGATGAATGTAGGAATATAATCCTGCAGTATGGAGTGCGAGAGGTGACTGCCAGCCAGGTGGCCAGAGTGCTTGGCATGATGGCTCGCACTCACTCTGGCCTTTCTGATGGAATTGCGCTACAG TCCATCTCAGCTCCGGGTAGCGGCATCTGGAGCGACGGGAAAGACAAAAGCGACAGCTCTCAGCTGCACAGCTGGAATGTAGAAGTTCTGATTGACGTTGTTAAAGAGCTT AACCCCAATCTGAATTTCAAAGAGGTCACGTATGAGCTGGACCATGCAGGCTTCATGATCCGGGACAGTAAAGGGCTGCAGATTGTAGTGTATGGTATTCAGAGGGGTCTGGGTATGGAGGTCTTCCCTGTAGACCTCATCTACAGACCATGGAAGCATGCAGAAGGACAG CTCTCCTTCATCCAGCAATCCTTGATGAGTCCGGAGGTGTTCTGCTTTGCTGATTACCCCTGTCATGCCGTCGTCATCGACATCCTCAAAGCTCCACCTGAGGATGACAACAGGGAGATAGCCACATG GAAGAGCCTGGACCTGGTGGAGAGTCTGCTGCGACTGTCTGAGGTGGGCCAGTACGAGCAGGTCAAACAGCTTTTCAGCTTCCCCATCAAGCACTGTCCGGACATGCTGGTGCTGGCACTGTTGCAGATCAGCACATCCTGGCACACGCTGCGCCATGAGCTCATCTCTACGCTCATGCCCATTTTCCTGGGCAACCACCCCAACTCTGCCATCATCCTACATTATGCCTGGCATGGGCAG GGCCAGTCACCATCCATTCGGCAGCTCATTATGCACTCGATGGCGGAGTGGTACATGAGGGGAGAGCAGTATGACCAGGCCAAGCTCTCGCGTATCCTGGATGTGGCTCAGGACTTGAAG TCTCTCTCGATGCTGCTAAATGGTACTCCGTTTGCCTTTGTTATTGACCTTGCTGCACTTGCCTCTCGCCGTGAATACCTCAAACTAGACAAATGGCTGACCGATAAAATCCGAGAGCACGGG GAGCCGTTCATTCAGGCCTGCGTAACTTTCCTGAAGAGGCGCTGTCCCACCATCATGGGAGGACTGGCTCCGGAAAAAGACCAGCCAAAGAGTGCACAACTGCCTCCAGAAACTTTGGCTACTATGCTAGCCTGTTTGCAGTCCTGTGCAGG GAGTGTGTCACAAGAGTTGTCTGAGACAATCCTGACCATGGTGGCCAACTGTAGCAATGTGATGAACAAGGCTCGCCAGCCTCCTCCAGGTGTCATGTCAAAGGTCCGGGCACCCAGCACCAGCAGTCTGGACGCTATTTCCCCA GTGGACCCTCTCACTGCGATGGGCTCTCTCAATCTGGGCAGCTCAGCCACCTCTCACACTCAGAACATGCCAGGCTTCCCCACGCCTCTGAGCTCGGCCTTCAGCAACCCTCAGTCCCCTGCCAAGGCCTTCCCCCCTCTGACCAACCCCAACCCTAGCACGGCCTTCGGGGGCATCAGCAGCCTCTCCTCACAGCTCCCAG gtcCGTTGAGTTCAGGCAGCTTAAGTGGGATTGGATCAGGCTTGGGCATGCCAGCAGTGAGCAGTGACCCGTTTGGCCCAAGGAAGATGAGCACACCAGGGCTGAACCCACCCACCTTCCAGCATTGTAGGTTTAAGAACT CTGACCTCTCTCAGGTGTGGCCCGAGGCAAACCAGCACTTCAGTAAAGAGATTGATGACGAGGCCAACAGCTACTTCCAGCGAATCTACAACCATCCCCCTCACCCAACCCTGTCTGTGGATGAG gtgctggagatgctgcaGAGGTTTAAAGACTCGAACATCAAGCGGGAGCGGGAGGTCTTTAACTGCATGCTTCGCAACCTTTTTGAAGAGTACCGTTTCTTTCCTCAGTACCCAGATAAAGAGCTACACATCACCGCCTGCCTGTTCGGGGGCATTATTGAGAAGGGCCTGGTTACCTACATGGCCCTTGGTCTCGCCCTACGATATGTCCTGGAAGCTCTGCGCAAACCCTATGGCTCCAAAATGTATTACTTTGGCATTGCTGCACTGGATCGGTTCAAGAACag ATTGAAGGACTACCCACAGTATTGTCAGCACTTGGCCTCCATAGGCCATTTTCTGCAGTTTCCTCACCACTTGCAGGAG TATATAGAGTATGGCCAGCAGTCCCGTGACCCCCCGGTGAAGATGCAGGGCTCCATTACCACACCAGGCAGCCTGGCGCTGGCTCAAGCACAGGCTCAGTCCCAGCCTCCTAAACCCCCCCAGCCTGGCCAAGCCAGCACCCTGGTgaccaccacaacaaccaccaccaccgtcgCCAAAACCTCCACCATCACCAGGCCCACTGCAGTAGGTTTTAAGAAGGATATGCCA CCTTcaataaacaccacaaacatcgaCACACTACTTGTGGCTACAGACCAAACAGAAAGGATTGTGGAGCCTCCCGAGAACATTCAGGAGAAGATAGCTTTCATTTTCAACAACCTGTCCCAATCCAACATGACTCAGAAG GTTGAAGAGCTGAAGGAGACTGTGAAGGAGGAGTTTATGCCATGGGTGTCTCAGTACCTTGTGATGAAGCGTGTCAGTATCGAGCCAAACTTTCACAGCCTTTACTCTAACTTCCTTGACACGCTGAAAAATCCGGAGTTTGTTAAAATGGTTCTGAATGAAACCTACCGAAACATTAAG GTTCTCCTGACCTCTGACAAGGCAGCTGCTAATTTCTCTGATCGATCCCTGCTGAAGAATTTGGGCCACTGGCTTGGCATGATCACTCTAGCAAAGAACAAACCCATTCTTTATACT GATTTGGAGTTGAAATCTCTGTTACTGGAGGCTTATGTGAAAGGCCAACAAGAGCTGCTATATGTGGTCCCCTTCGTGGCTAAAGTCCTGGAGTCGAGTCTGCGTAGTGTG GTTTTCAGACCACAGAACCCTTGGACCATGGCCATCATGAATGTATTGGCCGAGCTACACCAGGAGCATGATCTGAAG CTAAACCTGAAGTTTGAGATTGAGGTGCTATGTAAGAACCTGTCTCTGGACATTAATGACCTGAAACCTGGGAACCTGctgaaagacaaagaaaagctgaaaaatCTAGAGGAGCAGCTGTCTGCACCAAAGAAGGAAACTAAACCTCCTGAAGAAATGCTGCCTGTAGTTACTTCAG CTGCTCCTTCAGCTCCTGCTGCCACAGCGACCACGGCCACCACGGGGCCACCCACACCACAGTTCAGCTACCATGACATCAATGTGTATGCACTAGCAGGCCTGGCCCCCCACATTAACATCAACAGCAAT ATCCCGCTGCTGCAGGCACATCCCCagttgaagcagtgtgtgagGCAGGCGATTGAGCGCGCTGTGCAGGAGCTCGTCCACCCTGTGGTGGACCGCTCCATCAAGATCGCCATGACCACATGCGAGCAGATTGTCAGGAAGGACTTTGCCCTTGACTCAGAGGAATCACACATGCGCGTCGCCGCCCACCACATGATGCGCAATTTGACTGCCGGAATGGCCATGATCACCTGCAGAGAGCCGCTTATTAATAACATCACCGCCAACCTGAAAAACACCTTTGCAGCTGCCCTCAGG GCTCCCACACCCCagcagagagagatgatggaagAGGCGGCTAACCGCATCGCTCAGGATAACTGTGAGCTGGCCTGCTGCTTCATTCAGAAGACCGCTGTGGAGAAAGCTGGACCAGAGATGGATAAGAGATTGGCCACT GAGTTTGAGCTAAGGAAACATGCTCGTCAGGAGGGCCGGCGCTACTGTGACCCCATGGTGCTCACTTACCAAGCAGAGCGCATGCCAGAGCAGATCCGCCTTAAG GTTGGTGGTGTGGACCCTAAGCAGCTGGCTGTTTATGAGGAGTTTGCCCGCAATGTGCCAGGCTTCCTGCCAAGCAATGATCTATCCCAGCCCACTGGATTTCTGGCCCAGCCTATGAAG CAGCAACAGGCGTGGCCTACGGATGACATGGCACACATCTACGATAAGTGCATCTCTGACCTAGAACAGCACCTACATGCCATCCCTCCAGCTTTGGCTATGAACCCACAAGCCCAGGCCCTGCGCAGCCTGCTAGAAGCTGTGGTAATGGCACGCAACTCGCGTGATGGCATCACTGCACTGGGTCTGCTGCAGAAA gctgTTGAGGGTCTGTTGGATGCCACTAGTGGTGCAGATGCTGAACTGCTGCTGAGCTACAGAGAGTGCCACCTGCTGGTGCTGAAGGCTCTGCAGGACAGCCGTGCCTATGGGCCACAGTGGTGCAACAAGCAAATCACCAG GTGCCTGATCGAGTGCCGTGATGAGTACAAGTACAACGTGGAGGCAGTTGAGCTCTTGATCAGAAACCACCTAGTCAACATGCAGCAATATGACCTGCACCTTGCACAG tcCATGGAAAATGGCCTGCACTACATGGCAGTGGCGTTTGCTATGCAGCTGGTGAAGTTACTGCTGGTGGATGAGCGCAGTGTGAGCCACATCACTGAAGCTGACCTGTTCCACACCATCGAGACTCTCATGAGGACCTGTGCACACTCCAGAGCTAATGCACCTGAAGG CCTGCCCCAGCTGATGGATGTGGTTCGTTCCAATTACGAGGCCATGATCGACCGGCAACATGGAGGACCCAACTTCATGATGCACTCTGGGATCTCACAAGCATCTGAGTATGATGATCCTCCAGGCCTGCGTGAGAAAGCGGAGTATCTGCTGAGGGAGTGGGTTAATTTGTACCACTCAGCTGCTGCTGGCAGGGACAGCACCAAAGCCTTTTCTGCCTTCGTGGGCCAG ATGCATCAGCAAGGCATCCTGAAGACTGACGACCTCATCACTCGTTTTTTCCGGCTGTGCACAGAGATGTGTGTTGAAATAAGCTACCGTGCACAGGCTGAACAGCAGCACAACCCGGCTGCCAGTGCTGCCATCATCCGCGCCAAATGCTACCACAACCTGGATGCTTTCGTCCGCCTCATTGCCCTGCTCGTCAAGCACTCCGGGGAGGCCACAAACACGGTCACCAAAATCAACCTGTTAAACAAG GTATTGGGCATTGTAGTGGGCGTGCTGATCCAGGACCATGATGTGAGGCAGGCAGATTTCCAGCAGCTGCCATACCACCGCATTTTTATCATGCTGCTGCTGGAGCTTAATGCCCCTGAGCATGTGTTGGAGACCATCAACTTCCAGACCCTCACTGCCTTCTG CAACACCTTCCACATCTTGAGGCCAACTAAAGCCCCTGGCTTTGTGTATGCCTGGCTGGAGCTCATCTCACATAGAATCTTCATAGCCAGAATGTTGGCGCACACGCCACAACAGAAG GGATGGCCCATGTATGCCCAGCtgctgattgatttatttaagttCTTGGCCCCCTTCCTGAGGAATGTAGAGCTCAATAAACCTATGCAAATCCTCTATAAG GGCACCTTGCGGGTTCTTCTGGTCCTGCTGCATGACTTCCCAGAGTTCCTGTGCGATTATCACTATGGCTTTTGTGACGTGATTCCACCCAACTGCATCCAGCTGAGAAACCTGATCCTGAGTGCCTTTCCCCGCAACATGAGGCTTCCGGACCCCTTCACTCCCAACCTCAAG GTGGACATGCTAAGTGAGATTAACATCGCTCCACGCATTCTCACCAACTTCACCAGTGTGATGCCCTCCCAGTTCAAGAAGGACCTGGACTCGTACCTGAAGACTCGCTCGCCTGTCACGTTCCTTTCCGAGCTGCGCAGCAACCTGCAG GTGTCTAATGAGCCAGGAAACCGCTACAACATCCAGCTGATCAATGCTCTGGTGCTGTATGTAGGCACACAGGCCATCGCTCACATCCACAACAAGGGTAGCACACCCTCCATGAGCACCATCACCCACTCTGCACACATGGACATCTTCCAGAACCTCGCAGTGGACCTGGACACTGAAG GCCGCTATCTGTTCCTCAACGCGATAGCCAATCAGCTGCGTTATCCGAACAGCCACACGCACTACTTCAGCTGCACCATGCTCTACCTGTTCGCTGAAGCTAACGCAGAAGCCATTCAGGAGCAGATCACCAG GGTACTACTGGAGCGATTGATCGTGAACAGACCGCACCCCTGGGGACTGCTCATCACTTTCATTGAGCTGATAAAGAATCCTGCCTTTAAATTCTGGAGCCATGACTTTGTGCACTGCGCACCGGAGATAGAGAA GCTGTTCCAGTCTGTGGCTCAGTGCTGCATGGGACAGAAACAGGCCCAGCAGGTGATGGAGGGCACGGGTGCCACTTAG